A genomic window from Roseofilum casamattae BLCC-M143 includes:
- a CDS encoding DUF4277 domain-containing protein → MSVEISNIDHLGLVAGIIDSIGMEGKINEILGEQRGEKISAGQVVKGMILNGLGLVSS, encoded by the coding sequence ATGTCAGTAGAAATAAGTAATATAGACCATTTAGGATTGGTAGCAGGCATCATTGATTCTATTGGAATGGAAGGAAAAATTAATGAAATCCTAGGTGAGCAAAGAGGGGAAAAAATCAGTGCCGGTCAAGTAGTCAAAGGGATGATCTTAAATGGACTAGGATTAGTGTCATCTC